The sequence TCCGGTAGCATATACCAAGTTCCCAAAGAGCCCAAATAGCCTACCGCTAAAGCATTTTCAGCAACGCCCAGTATTTTTTTTGCCTTTTCTTTTTTCTCAGGAGTATTTACTTCAAAAAAAGAAAAATCGGCAGCGCAGGGTATAACTGTAATAGGAGCATTTGCGTAACTATCCCAACGCTGAATTTCTCTTTGACCTGCAAAAGTTAATGATACAATGGCATCTGAGGTGTTTATATAGTTGGCTTCTTTTCGTTTATATCGTTTGTATAAAAACTTTCCTAGCAAACTTTTTTTATTCCAAATGCCGCCATCTACACGTTCGTCCACCCAAAAGCCGCGCATGTCAAACAAAAATCTAGTTCCATATTTTTTTTTGAATAAATAACCAATCTCTGCTGCTACATAGCTACGACAATGAATAATATTTATTTTATGTTGCGAGCAAATGCGATTGGCTTCTTTTTTCAATAAATGTAAATCGTACAACTTAGCAACAATAGGTGGTTTGGAGTGAAATAAAATGGAATGCCACTGAATATTTTTCCCTTCAAGTAAAGAAAGTATTTCGCTTTTTTTTTCGTTAAGTATATGTTCTTTTTCACAACTAAGGATATGAAATTTATATCCCAGCTTTTCCAATTCTATAACATAAGGAAGAATTTGAGATTGCCCTACTTGGTCGGTTAAACCATCGTAGGTTATGTATAAGATAGTTTTCAAGATTTTATTAAATCGTTCAAGATTCGCAAATAGTTTTGTTTTTGAGAATCGACAGAATAATTCTCTACTATTGTTTTTCTGGCTTCTTTTCCCATTTGTTCTCTAAGTCCTTTCGAATCAATTAACTTAGACAGTACTTCTACCCATTGCTCGTCTGTTGAAGCCAAATAGCCATTTACACCATTGTTTATTATTTCGGTATTCATCCCAACTGGCGACATTACAGCCGGAATTTCCAGTGCCATGTATTGTAATCCTTTAAATCCACATTTCCCTTTCGACCATTCATCGTCTGGCAAAGGCATAATGCCAATGTCAATTTCTTGCAACTGTTCCATTTCGTCCTTCAACGACCATTTTACGCCATTAATTCCCAGAGAATCGTTTTTGTATGTTTCGTCTCCAATTACTTTAAAATAAACACTGTCGCCATATTTATTTTTTATTTGTCGTAAAAAGGAAACTGCAAGCTCAAAATGTTTAATGGTAGTATGGCTACCCGTCCAACCAATGCAAATTCTGTTTTTGCTTTTTCTGTTAGAATAATGGTAATTCAAGTCGATGGTAGTTGGAATGATTGTTACATTGGGATTGTATTTTCTTGCATATTCCGCTAAATAAGCATTCCCAGCAATTACAGTATCGCTTAGTGCAATTAACTTGGCTGTTTTTGCTGGATTTTTTAGCCATTTTAAACTTTTGTTTGCTTCAGAAATATCCATTAACCAAATTGAATCATCAAAATCAAAAACAATTTTTTTCCCAACTCGCTTCAGCATTTTTTCGAAAAAGATAGAGCCAGTCATAAATGCTTCTCTCTGAATAAATATTGCATCGTATGATTTAGCGGAACAGATGTCCCGCAATCTCCTATAGATAGCCTTGATTAGAATAATAAATTTAAAAATCCAATTACCGGAAGAATAAAAATACTTGTCATCAAACGCATCAAGTAAATAGGATAATTGACAGGTGTAGCCTTGCTCTTCTAAAAAAGAAAAATATTGTTCGAATCTAAATCGCTGACTTGGCGACCTGTTAATTCGATGTGCTCCGATAAACAATATTTTTGGCATTTTACACTCTTGCAATTTTTAACGCACAAAAGTAATTATTTAAGCCTATTAATAGCATCTTCTATCGAAAATAAACTACCGTTAAAGCTGACAGAAACTTATTAAATTTGTTCAATGTTTATTTTTGAAAAAAACACACCTAGGTGGATTATATTTTTTATTGATCTTGCATTAGCTTGTGCATCGCTAACATTGGCGTTTTTGTTGCGTTTTAACTTTGCTATTCCTGAAGTTGAGGTAGAGCGCTTTCCTATTGCATTTTCAGCAGCACTGGTAGTTCGCGCCATTAGTTTTTATATTTCCAAAACATACAAAGGAATTGTTAGATACACCGGCAGTAAGGATGCGCAGCGTATTTTTATAGTAAATACACTTGTTTGTGTTTTCTTTTTTGCGGCTAATTTTATAAACGTAAAACTTATTGGTGCCGAACTGTTTTTAATTCCAACCTCGGTAGTAATAATTGATTATTTGGCACTAACTTTCTTGATGATATCGCTGCGAATTATGTTTAAGGCGTTGTATTTTGAATTGAAAAACCCGGCTAAAAGCAAACGAAGTGTAATTATATATGGTGCAGGAGAAGCCGGCATTATTGCCCAAAGGACATTAGATAGAGACTTAGGAACGCGATACCATTTTCTTGGATTTATTGATGACGACAAATCGATAAGCGGACGAAAAGTGGAGGGTGTAACAATTTATCCACTTACTAAATTGGATGAGTTGCTTCAAAACAATGATGTAGCGCATGTAATAATATCGGTTGCAAATGTTCCAATAAGTACTAAGCAAAAAATAGTGGAACTTTGTCTAAAATACAAAACAAGAGTATTGCACGTACCTCCTGCAAGTAGTTGGATAAATGGGGAATTGAGCTTTAAGCAAATTAAGCGGATTAATATTGAAGATTTGCTGCAACGAGACCCTATTAAGCTGAATGAAGATGCTATTCGTAAAGAGATTGCTAATAAAGTGGTTCTTATAACAGGTGCTGCCGGCTCTATTGGAAGTGAATTGGTTAGGCAGGTTGCTCAATACAATCCTATGCAAGTTATTTTGCTAGACCAAGCAGAATCTGGCTTGTATGATATTGAGATGGAGCTTTTGGAAAAATACCAAGAGGAAAAAATTGAAGTTGTAATTGGCGATGTGCGCAACAAAGAACGAATGCGCAATCTTTTTAAAACTTTTAAACCAGCGGTAGTGTTTCATGCTGCGGCATACAAGCATGTGCCTATGATGGAAAATAATCCGTCTGAGTCTATATTTACCAACGTGTTGGGTACAAAAACGGTAGCTGATTTATCGGTGGAGTTTGGTGTTGAAAAATTTATAATGATTTCAACCGATAAGGCGGTAAACCCAACCAGTGTAATGGGAGCATCAAAACGTATTGCAGAAATTTATACCCAAGCGTTAAATAAAAACAACACGGGCACTCGTTTTATTACCACTCGATTTGGAAATGTGCTTGGCTCGAGCGGCTCTGTAATTCCAAGGTTCCGACAACAAATAGAGAAGGGTGGCCCAATTACCATAACTCATCCCGAGATAAATAGATTTTTTATGACCATTCCGGAAGCTTGCCAACTGGTTCTGGAAGCTGCTGCAATGGGCAAAGGCGGAGAAATATTTATTTTCGACATGGGAAAATCTGTTAAGATTGTTGACTTAGCAAAAAACATGATTGAACTATCCGGATTAACACTAGATAAAGACATTCAAATTGTATATACCGGATTACGGCCGGGGGAGAAACTATACGAAGAGCTTTTAAACAATAGCGAAAATACAGTGCCTACACACCATTCGCAAATTATGATTGCCAAGGTGCAAGAGTACAGTTTTGATGCTATTAATAAGCAGATTGAAGAATTAATTTCTTTATTCAACCAACAAAATAACAATGCAATTGTAAAGAAAATGAAACAGATTGTGCCTGAATATGTAAGTAACAATTCTGTTTTTGAGAAACTGGATTAAATAGCTTTATAAATAAAATTAGTATGAAACACCAAACACCTATTCAAATACGTTTTAAAGATTTAGATTCCTTAGGACATGTAAACAATGCAAACCATATAACATATTTAGAGTTGGCTCGTGTCAAGTATTTTCACGAAGTAATTAACGAGCCCATAGAATGGAATAAAGCCGGATTTATTATTGCACGCCACGAAATAGACTATAAACTCCCAGTTTTATTAGAAGATAAACTTGTGGTGCACACATCCGTTACACGAATTGGTAGCAAGAGTTTTGATTTTGAATATCAACTAATTCGTGAAAATGCTCCGGAACATGCTAAAATTGCGGTAGTAGCAAAATCTGTAATTGTATGTTTTAACTTCGAAACACACCAGTCGGTTGCTGTGCCGGAAAGTTGGATAAATAAAATAAAAGCATTTGAAGGCAATTAATCCTTCATTATCATTTTAACAATAGTGTCGCCTTGTCTTAATTTGTCAACTACATCCAATCCTTCTACAACTTTTCCGAAACAAGTATGTTGACGGTCTAAGTGCTGGGTATTTTTTCTCGTAAGACATATAAAGAATTGCGACCCGCCTGTATTTCTTCCGCGGTGCGCCATGCTAAGTACACCTTTGTCGTGGTATTGGTTTTCTCCTGTTAATTCGCACGGAATTGTGTATCCCGGACCACCCGCACCCGTCCCATCCGGACAACCTCCTTGTACAACAAAATCTGGAATTACACGGTGAAATTTTAAACCATCATAATACCCTTTTTCAATAAGCTGAATAAAATTAGCTACTGTTTTAGGAGCATCCTTATAAAAAAATTCCAATTTCATTATTCCTTTATCTGTATGAATTTCTGCTGTTCTCATAGTTTATTTATTTCGATTTTATGGCACAAAAATACTTTTTATTTTTTCATATTCTAACTATATTGTGGTTCACAAAAATTTAATTGTGAGGAAATATATCTTGCTTAACAAGGTAAGGTGAAACTAACAATACAATTCTCATAAAAACACAAGTCTAATCACAGTCACATGAAAAAAATAATTTTTACACTAATTGTAATTCTTTCTTCTCAATTTCTATTTTCACAATGCTCCGTTGGTGTTTCTTCTACTAGTGTTACCTGCAATACATTGTGTAATGGAACTGCCGTGGCAAATGCTGTAGGGACTGGAAGTATATCGTACAGCTGGAGTCCGGGGAGTTTTTCTACACAACATATTTCTGCATTATGTGCAGGTACCTATACTGTAAATATTACAGATTCAATTGGTTGTACAACACATACAACTGTTGTTATAAATGAACCTTCTGCGTTAAGTGCAACTATTACACCTATTGGCATTACGTGCTATGGTGCAAAGAATGGACAGGCGGTTGCTTCTGTATCTGGCGGCACACCCAACTATTTTTTCTTATGGAGTACACTTCCCATAGAAACCTCACCAGTTGCTATAAATTTAGATGCAACTACCTACAGTGTTACTATTACAGATATGAATAGCTGTACACTTTTGAAAACAGTAACGTTAGTAGACCCTCCCCTAATTAATGTAACGATTGCAACCACTGCCAGTGTTACATGTTATGGTGGCACAGACGGAGCCGCAAGTATTACGCTCAGTGGAGGATTGCCTTACAGCAATGGATATAAATATAGTTGGTCGCCAGATGGACAAACAACCAATAGTGCAGCCAATCTAACAGCAACAACCCATACTATCGAAATAAGAGATTCGTTAAATTGTGTTAGAGATACATTTGTTACCATTGCAGGACCTGCACCTTTTGTTGTAGATGCTTATCAAACCGGATTTTGCGGCAATGGAAATAGCGGAGTAGCTACAGTAAGTGTTACTGGTGGAGCACCTATTTATTTTTATCAATGGATATCTACAGGTCAATTTACGCAAATTGCAACCGGTTTAGCTCCAGGTACTTATTCTGTTTTTGTTATTGACAGCAGGTCTTGTTTTGCTTCGGATACACTCAATGTAATGTTGTATCCAGAATTAACGGCAACACTTACATCAACTGATATTGATTGTAATGGGAATCAAAACGGAAGTGTTAGTTCCTCTGTAAGTGGTGGAGGTAATTCGTACAGTTATTTGTGGTTGCCAAGCAATTCAACAACTACAGCTATTTCAGGTCTCTCCGCAGGCACATACACACTACATGTTTCTGACACTTTGGGATGCTTTGCCAAGCAAACAGCAACAATTGCGGAGCCTAGTATTCTTACGCTTTCTATTTCACATTCATCTATTACTTGTGGTTCTAATTCGACTGCCTCAGCTACCGCTGTTGCAATTGGTGGTAATACAGGAGCGTTTAGTTATTTATGGATGCCTGTAAACCAAACAACCGCAAGTGTTTCCGGGTTAGCAGCAAGCACCTATACATGTGGTGTAATGGATAGCAAAGGTTGTGTTGCCGCAAAAACTATTACCATTTCTGTTTCATCTCCAGTGTCGGCATCTGCTACCGCTATCGATGTTTCGTGTTTTGGATCTTCGGATGGGCAAATACAAGCCACACAAAGTGGAGGTGTAGCTCCTTATTCGTATTTATGGAACAATAATTCTATGTATACTACTCAAGCTGTTAGCGGTTTAGTAGCCGGAAGCTATACAATAACTGTAACAGATTCGTTAGGATGCTTTGGTATTGCCACAACTACTGTCAATCAGCCAACAGCTATAACATTTAGCAGTACCGTTTCTAATGCGAGTACTGTAGGTGGAAGTGATGCTGCTATTGCGTTGAGTTCAATTTCCGGAGGTAACGGACAATTTACATTTTTATGGAGTACGAATGATACAACAGCTTCTGTTACCGGCTTATCAGCAGGAACTTACAGTGTTTGTATAGCAGATGCTAAGGGATGCGATACCTGCACCACATTTATAGTTACAGAACCGGGAATGGGAATAACAAACTCGATTGCCGAACAAACAACTATTTACCCGGTTCCATTTTCTAACGAATTAACAATTCGTGCAACTTCTGCTCTAATTGATAGAATAGAAATTTTAGATATGCATGGGAAATTAGTTTATACCAACACCTATCCAACTAACGGAATGGAAATAAAACTGGATACAAAAAATTACGAAAACGGAATATACACGTTGTTAATCCACTCATCAAAAAACAATTTTAGCAGAAAGATTGTAAAGATTAGTCAGTAAACTTATAGCCTACGCCTCTTACAGAGTGAAAGTAAGTTGGCTGTTTGGGGTCTTTCTCGAAATATTTTCGAAAAGCTAAAATAAAATTATCAATCGTTCTGGTAGAAGGATACACATCGTATCCCCATACTTTTTCTAAAATTGTTTCGCGAGATACTACTTCGTTTTTTCGTTCAATTAATAGTTTCAAGAGCAGCACTTCTTTTTTAGATAGTGTGCTTTTAAATCCGTTAACACCTTGTATTTCGTAGGTGGTGAAGTTTATTTTATTCGCACCAAACAAAAATTCATTCAACTGATTCTCCACTTTTTTATTTGCACGCTTCAGCAATATTTGAATACGTAACAAAAACTCTTCTAAATTAAATGGCTTGGTTAAATAATCATCTGCTCCCATTTTTAGTCCTAAAATTTTATCGCTGCTTTCATTTTTGGCTGTTAAAAATAGGATAGGCACTTCGGTATTTTCAATTCGTATTGTTCTACAAACATCGTATCCGTCAAGTTCCGGTAGCATTACATCCAAAATAACTAAATCGAACCGCTCCGCTTTAAATTGCGAAACAGCTTTTGTTCCTGTTCCTGCCACCACTACCTGGTAGCCATCCAATTCTAAATTAAGTTTTATGGTAGCCTGCAAACTAGGTTCGTCTTCTACTAAAAGTATTTTTATCACAGGGTAATTTGTATGAAAAAGTTGTTTTCTTGTTTAAACAAAAATAACAGATATTACTGTAATTTAAACATTACAGGTATTACCTTTGATTATTATAGAAAAAGACATGGACACTTCACTATTACAATTTATCAAAACAGATGCCGTTTTATCGGCAATAACAGATAAAGTAAAATCGAACACCAGAATATCCGATGAAGATGCGCTGTATTTATATAAACATGCAGATGTAGGAGCTGTAGGGGCATTAGCCAATTTTGTTAGAGAGCAAAAAAATGGAGATTATACTTTTTTTAATAAAAATTTTCATATTGAACCTACTAACATTTGCGTATTTGATTGTAAATTTTGTTCGTATTCCAGATTACTAAAACAAAAAGAAGGAGCGTGGGAATTAAACGAAGAAGAGATTTTAAATTTGGTTCGCAACTACGATGGTAAGCCCGTTACAGAAATTCATATTGTAGGTGGTGTACATCCCAAAATGGGGTTGAAGTACTTTGGCGAGTTACTAAAAAAAATAAAAGAACTGCGCCCTGAGATTCACTTAAAAGCATTCACCGCAGTAGAATTGGAATACATGTTTAGAAAGGCAAAAGTGAGTGTTAAAGAGGGATTGGAGTACTTAAAAAGCATGGGGTTGAATTCACTACCGGGTGGTGGTGCCGAAATATTTGATGAAGAAATTCGAAAACAAATTTGTGAAGACAAATGTACTTCTGCTGAATGGTTGGAAATACATGAAACAGCGCATCAAATAGGTGTTCCATCCAACGCAACCATGTTGTATGGACATATAGAATCGTACGAGCATCGTATTGACCACATGAAACGCCTGAGAGAACTGCAAGACAGAACAAAAGGATTTAACACGTTCATCCCTTTGAAATTTAGAAACAAAGACAATCAAATGTCGAATGTGGCGGAGGTGAGCGTTATTGAAGATTTAAAAAATTATGCAGTAGCTAGAATTTATCTAGATAATTTTGCGCATATAAAAGCCTACTGGCCAATGATAGGAAGAAATACCGCCCAGCTTTCGTTAAATTTTGGGGTAGATGATATTGATGGAACTATTGACGATTCTACCAAAATATATACCATGGCCGGATCTGAAGAGCAATCTCCTGCATTAACTACACAGCAATTGGTTGAGCTCATAAAGCAAGTAAACAGACATCCAATTGAGCGAGACACGCTTTATAACACCGTAACAGATTACAAAGATTACGTATTCAATTAGAATCCAATTCAATTCTAATTCTGTGTTTAACCCTAAATACGCAGTTGTATTTTCAATTGCCTATTTATGGCTTAGTAACTCAATGAAACGAAGCTTATTTTCCTGCAAACTTCAGTAAAATATCTTTTGCTGCATCTTTATGTAGTGTCATCGTTGTCATCTTTAATTTTACATAATCTTCGTGGTAGAAATAATATCCCGGGCTGTTTTTATTATTATGTCCGCTGCTGCCGGAATCCTTCAGTAAAAACCAAGTTCCATTCGATTTTTCGGTGTATCCAACTAAGTGCATTGCATGATCGTCTGTTGTACTTTTGTTGTAAAAGCGAAATTGACGTGCATATTCATCAATATACTCAGACGGAATATCATACGTTGGAACCATTGCCACGCCTAGCGTTGAATTGATTCCGCTTTCGCTTACATCACCCCCGATCGAAATAGAGAATCCATTTTTGCTTGCACTTTTTATGATGCTCATAAATTCATTTAAGGGAACGTTGTGGTAATCGTTTGAATGCCACCAATTGTCAGGCACTTCGTACTCCGCCTTTGTCCAATAAGGTTTTTCTACGAACGACATAAAATCTACATAATCATCAGGATTAAGTTTAGTTACATTTTTTAAATACTCTTGAGGTGTCATTGTTTTCCCATCTATAGTAACTGTTGTAGGAGGGACACCGATATAATAATTTAAAATTGATTTGATGGTAGCAACAACAGTTTCTTCATTCCATGCATTGCTTGCTTTAACGCCTTGCAGGTAAGCGTTCATCTCATCATACATTTTGCTATGGTCATGAAATTTTTGTCCGATCTTAACACCGCTGTAGGCACTGTGTGGAACTAAACCATATTTTTTCATCATTAGTTGTACTGCGTTGGTTTGCGAGCCTTCGCCAAATTCCGACTTTCCACGCGCGTTTACAAAATAGCGAGCCTTTTCAACATATTGCCAATACACAGTGAATAGTTCAGATAAGGCAATTTTTTGTTTTGTTAATCTGTAAATTTCTGATTCGTAAAATGAAGTAGTAGAGAAACACCAGCATGTGCCGGTTATACCTTGCGATTCAGGATTTTCGGTATAAACTTTTGTGAACTCATCTGCTGACTTTGGAATGTCAATGCCTGTATAGTCCATCATAAATCGCTTTTCTGGTTTTGGTTTGTCTTCGCTAAACAGTTTGGCGTTTTTTTGAATTTCTTCGTAAAAAAGATTTTTATGTTCTTTGAATTCGGCTTTGTCTTTACGAGTGTTTTGAGCAGTTGTGGTTATTGTTATAACAATAGTTACAAGAAGTAAAAGTGTTTTTTTCACAGTTTTATTTTTTAGAGTTTAAATTTACTAAAAAGGGT comes from Bacteroidota bacterium and encodes:
- a CDS encoding glycosyltransferase encodes the protein MKTILYITYDGLTDQVGQSQILPYVIELEKLGYKFHILSCEKEHILNEKKSEILSLLEGKNIQWHSILFHSKPPIVAKLYDLHLLKKEANRICSQHKINIIHCRSYVAAEIGYLFKKKYGTRFLFDMRGFWVDERVDGGIWNKKSLLGKFLYKRYKRKEANYINTSDAIVSLTFAGQREIQRWDSYANAPITVIPCAADFSFFEVNTPEKKEKAKKILGVAENALAVGYLGSLGTWYMLPELLKFYNAVLKKFPEAYFIFLTATPAHEIERAAKELVIDTSKLIIKKATKKEVSQLVCAFDVSPLFIKPLYSKIASSPIKMGELSALGIPMIGNKIGDVEEIIQATKCGLLVDDFSELSFAKVVDALPQLLTIESRTIRINAQPIWDLTVGVKKYDSVYKGL
- a CDS encoding glycosyltransferase family 4 protein; protein product: MPKILFIGAHRINRSPSQRFRFEQYFSFLEEQGYTCQLSYLLDAFDDKYFYSSGNWIFKFIILIKAIYRRLRDICSAKSYDAIFIQREAFMTGSIFFEKMLKRVGKKIVFDFDDSIWLMDISEANKSLKWLKNPAKTAKLIALSDTVIAGNAYLAEYARKYNPNVTIIPTTIDLNYHYSNRKSKNRICIGWTGSHTTIKHFELAVSFLRQIKNKYGDSVYFKVIGDETYKNDSLGINGVKWSLKDEMEQLQEIDIGIMPLPDDEWSKGKCGFKGLQYMALEIPAVMSPVGMNTEIINNGVNGYLASTDEQWVEVLSKLIDSKGLREQMGKEARKTIVENYSVDSQKQNYLRILNDLIKS
- a CDS encoding polysaccharide biosynthesis protein; this translates as MFIFEKNTPRWIIFFIDLALACASLTLAFLLRFNFAIPEVEVERFPIAFSAALVVRAISFYISKTYKGIVRYTGSKDAQRIFIVNTLVCVFFFAANFINVKLIGAELFLIPTSVVIIDYLALTFLMISLRIMFKALYFELKNPAKSKRSVIIYGAGEAGIIAQRTLDRDLGTRYHFLGFIDDDKSISGRKVEGVTIYPLTKLDELLQNNDVAHVIISVANVPISTKQKIVELCLKYKTRVLHVPPASSWINGELSFKQIKRINIEDLLQRDPIKLNEDAIRKEIANKVVLITGAAGSIGSELVRQVAQYNPMQVILLDQAESGLYDIEMELLEKYQEEKIEVVIGDVRNKERMRNLFKTFKPAVVFHAAAYKHVPMMENNPSESIFTNVLGTKTVADLSVEFGVEKFIMISTDKAVNPTSVMGASKRIAEIYTQALNKNNTGTRFITTRFGNVLGSSGSVIPRFRQQIEKGGPITITHPEINRFFMTIPEACQLVLEAAAMGKGGEIFIFDMGKSVKIVDLAKNMIELSGLTLDKDIQIVYTGLRPGEKLYEELLNNSENTVPTHHSQIMIAKVQEYSFDAINKQIEELISLFNQQNNNAIVKKMKQIVPEYVSNNSVFEKLD
- a CDS encoding acyl-CoA thioesterase, whose protein sequence is MKHQTPIQIRFKDLDSLGHVNNANHITYLELARVKYFHEVINEPIEWNKAGFIIARHEIDYKLPVLLEDKLVVHTSVTRIGSKSFDFEYQLIRENAPEHAKIAVVAKSVIVCFNFETHQSVAVPESWINKIKAFEGN
- a CDS encoding peptidylprolyl isomerase; amino-acid sequence: MRTAEIHTDKGIMKLEFFYKDAPKTVANFIQLIEKGYYDGLKFHRVIPDFVVQGGCPDGTGAGGPGYTIPCELTGENQYHDKGVLSMAHRGRNTGGSQFFICLTRKNTQHLDRQHTCFGKVVEGLDVVDKLRQGDTIVKMIMKD
- a CDS encoding T9SS type A sorting domain-containing protein — its product is MKKIIFTLIVILSSQFLFSQCSVGVSSTSVTCNTLCNGTAVANAVGTGSISYSWSPGSFSTQHISALCAGTYTVNITDSIGCTTHTTVVINEPSALSATITPIGITCYGAKNGQAVASVSGGTPNYFFLWSTLPIETSPVAINLDATTYSVTITDMNSCTLLKTVTLVDPPLINVTIATTASVTCYGGTDGAASITLSGGLPYSNGYKYSWSPDGQTTNSAANLTATTHTIEIRDSLNCVRDTFVTIAGPAPFVVDAYQTGFCGNGNSGVATVSVTGGAPIYFYQWISTGQFTQIATGLAPGTYSVFVIDSRSCFASDTLNVMLYPELTATLTSTDIDCNGNQNGSVSSSVSGGGNSYSYLWLPSNSTTTAISGLSAGTYTLHVSDTLGCFAKQTATIAEPSILTLSISHSSITCGSNSTASATAVAIGGNTGAFSYLWMPVNQTTASVSGLAASTYTCGVMDSKGCVAAKTITISVSSPVSASATAIDVSCFGSSDGQIQATQSGGVAPYSYLWNNNSMYTTQAVSGLVAGSYTITVTDSLGCFGIATTTVNQPTAITFSSTVSNASTVGGSDAAIALSSISGGNGQFTFLWSTNDTTASVTGLSAGTYSVCIADAKGCDTCTTFIVTEPGMGITNSIAEQTTIYPVPFSNELTIRATSALIDRIEILDMHGKLVYTNTYPTNGMEIKLDTKNYENGIYTLLIHSSKNNFSRKIVKISQ
- a CDS encoding response regulator transcription factor, with the translated sequence MIKILLVEDEPSLQATIKLNLELDGYQVVVAGTGTKAVSQFKAERFDLVILDVMLPELDGYDVCRTIRIENTEVPILFLTAKNESSDKILGLKMGADDYLTKPFNLEEFLLRIQILLKRANKKVENQLNEFLFGANKINFTTYEIQGVNGFKSTLSKKEVLLLKLLIERKNEVVSRETILEKVWGYDVYPSTRTIDNFILAFRKYFEKDPKQPTYFHSVRGVGYKFTD
- the mqnE gene encoding aminofutalosine synthase MqnE, which codes for MDTSLLQFIKTDAVLSAITDKVKSNTRISDEDALYLYKHADVGAVGALANFVREQKNGDYTFFNKNFHIEPTNICVFDCKFCSYSRLLKQKEGAWELNEEEILNLVRNYDGKPVTEIHIVGGVHPKMGLKYFGELLKKIKELRPEIHLKAFTAVELEYMFRKAKVSVKEGLEYLKSMGLNSLPGGGAEIFDEEIRKQICEDKCTSAEWLEIHETAHQIGVPSNATMLYGHIESYEHRIDHMKRLRELQDRTKGFNTFIPLKFRNKDNQMSNVAEVSVIEDLKNYAVARIYLDNFAHIKAYWPMIGRNTAQLSLNFGVDDIDGTIDDSTKIYTMAGSEEQSPALTTQQLVELIKQVNRHPIERDTLYNTVTDYKDYVFN
- a CDS encoding peptidase C1 — encoded protein: MVITITTTAQNTRKDKAEFKEHKNLFYEEIQKNAKLFSEDKPKPEKRFMMDYTGIDIPKSADEFTKVYTENPESQGITGTCWCFSTTSFYESEIYRLTKQKIALSELFTVYWQYVEKARYFVNARGKSEFGEGSQTNAVQLMMKKYGLVPHSAYSGVKIGQKFHDHSKMYDEMNAYLQGVKASNAWNEETVVATIKSILNYYIGVPPTTVTIDGKTMTPQEYLKNVTKLNPDDYVDFMSFVEKPYWTKAEYEVPDNWWHSNDYHNVPLNEFMSIIKSASKNGFSISIGGDVSESGINSTLGVAMVPTYDIPSEYIDEYARQFRFYNKSTTDDHAMHLVGYTEKSNGTWFLLKDSGSSGHNNKNSPGYYFYHEDYVKLKMTTMTLHKDAAKDILLKFAGK